In bacterium, the DNA window TGCGTCGGGAAGTGGGAGAAGGATTGAAGAAGCAGGGAGTCTTACTATGAAGTCGGTCATACTATTCTCGATCCGAATATATCAAAAGACTCTGTCGCCGGATCATGGTCCCGCCAAAGTGTTTTATCCATATGGCTGTTGCCGCTATTATCCGACGTGCAGTGAGTATGCTCATGAAGCGATCGATAAGCACGGGGTAACAAAAGGCAGTATTCTGGCCGCGAAGCGAGTCTCTCGATGCCACCCTTGGGCAATGGGCGGATATGACCCCGTACCTCAATCATTGATGACTAATAAGGAAGGATCATAATGCTCGAAGCAATCTTCGTAAAACCGTTCGCAAATATACTGTTCTTACTCTATAACTACATACCAGGGCATGATTTCGGGATCGCAGTTATCCTGGTGACTGCCGCAATTCGTCTGGCATTGTGGCCGATCCTTGCCCGACAACTTCATTCCCAGCGTAAGCTCCAAGCATTACAGCCAGAAATTGCGAAG includes these proteins:
- the yidD gene encoding membrane protein insertion efficiency factor YidD; translation: MKSVILFSIRIYQKTLSPDHGPAKVFYPYGCCRYYPTCSEYAHEAIDKHGVTKGSILAAKRVSRCHPWAMGGYDPVPQSLMTNKEGS